A single genomic interval of Psychroserpens sp. NJDZ02 harbors:
- a CDS encoding DEAD/DEAH box helicase, which translates to MSFRDLNLNTPLYNAIDDLGFTQPTPIQAEAFNVVASGKDMVGIAQTGTGKTFAYMLPILKNLKFSKQENPRVLILVPTRELVVQVVDEIEKLAKYINTRVLGVYGGTNINTQKQAVAQGQDIIVATPGRLYDLAVSRVLQLKSLERLVIDEVDVMLDLGFRHQLINIFDILPERRQNIMFSATMTDDVDELITDFFTAPQKVSIAISGTPLENISQTKYSVPNYYTKLNLLVHLFQDAETYNKVLVFVSNKRMADRLFEALDEFFNEELCVIHSNKTQNYRLRSIEQFREGVNRILVATDVMARGLDIDNVSHVINFDTPDYPENYMHRIGRTGRAEREGQAIVFSTVKEQVGLEKIETLMQMEIPELEIPEAVVISTELIEEERTVIKERNNPTKRNDIDAPGPAFHEKSEKNSKENLGGSYKFKIAAKYKKPKTRGDKNYNKRNNKK; encoded by the coding sequence TTGAGCTTTAGAGATTTAAATTTAAATACCCCTTTATATAACGCAATTGACGACCTAGGTTTTACACAGCCAACTCCAATACAAGCAGAAGCTTTTAATGTAGTTGCAAGTGGTAAAGATATGGTTGGTATTGCACAAACTGGTACAGGTAAAACTTTTGCCTATATGTTACCAATACTTAAAAACCTAAAATTTTCTAAGCAAGAAAACCCTCGTGTTTTAATTTTAGTCCCTACTAGAGAATTAGTAGTGCAAGTAGTTGACGAAATTGAAAAGTTAGCAAAATATATAAATACACGTGTGCTTGGTGTTTATGGAGGTACAAACATTAACACGCAAAAACAAGCAGTTGCTCAAGGTCAAGATATTATTGTTGCAACACCAGGACGTTTATACGATTTAGCGGTTAGTCGCGTACTACAACTTAAGTCTTTAGAGCGTTTAGTTATTGATGAAGTAGATGTTATGTTGGATTTAGGGTTCAGACACCAATTAATTAACATTTTTGATATCCTTCCAGAACGTAGACAAAACATTATGTTTTCTGCAACAATGACGGATGATGTTGACGAATTAATCACTGATTTTTTCACGGCACCACAAAAAGTATCTATTGCTATTTCTGGTACACCTTTAGAAAACATATCACAAACAAAATATAGTGTTCCTAATTATTATACTAAACTTAATTTATTAGTACACTTATTTCAGGATGCCGAAACCTACAACAAAGTATTAGTTTTTGTATCCAATAAACGTATGGCCGATCGGCTTTTTGAAGCTTTAGACGAGTTTTTTAATGAAGAATTATGTGTTATACACTCTAACAAAACTCAGAATTACAGATTACGTAGTATCGAGCAGTTTAGAGAAGGTGTTAACCGTATTTTAGTAGCAACGGACGTTATGGCTCGTGGTTTAGATATCGATAATGTATCACACGTTATTAACTTTGATACGCCTGATTATCCAGAAAACTACATGCACAGAATAGGTAGAACTGGTCGTGCGGAACGCGAAGGGCAAGCTATTGTATTTTCTACAGTAAAAGAACAAGTTGGTCTTGAAAAGATAGAGACGTTAATGCAAATGGAAATTCCTGAATTGGAAATCCCAGAAGCTGTTGTTATTTCTACTGAGTTGATTGAGGAAGAACGCACTGTAATTAAAGAACGTAACAATCCAACCAAACGAAACGATATTGATGCTCCTGGACCTGCTTTTCATGAAAAATCAGAAAAAAACAGTAAAGAAAATTTAGGTGGTAGTTACAAATTCAAAATTGCTGCCAAATACAAAAAGCCTAAAACTAGAGGTGATAAAAATTACAATAAGCGTAACAATAAGAAATAA
- a CDS encoding four helix bundle protein, translating into MKSYRDLIVWQKSVDMVTHVYRLLKRFPEDEKYGLTSQIKRSAVLEGYGRNYTKEYVWFLNISRGSLYEMQTQLQIAINLEFLKSNDLIDVNHLSLQIEKMLNSLIKKLAV; encoded by the coding sequence ATGAAGAGTTATAGAGATTTGATAGTTTGGCAAAAATCAGTAGACATGGTAACTCATGTTTATCGTTTATTGAAGCGATTTCCTGAAGATGAAAAATATGGCTTGACTTCGCAAATAAAAAGAAGTGCTGTCTTAGAAGGTTATGGTCGTAATTATACTAAGGAGTATGTTTGGTTTTTAAATATTTCTAGAGGATCATTATACGAAATGCAAACACAGTTACAAATCGCAATTAATTTAGAGTTTTTAAAAAGTAATGACTTAATTGATGTTAATCACCTGTCTTTACAAATAGAAAAAATGCTTAACTCATTAATAAAAAAGTTGGCTGTATAA
- a CDS encoding IS1595 family transposase, with amino-acid sequence MNIFKGQNLLEFADRFKTDLDCKKYLADIKWTDGFICTKCNHKKAQIRKDFSRTCNICSHQESATSNTLFHKVKFGIRKAFFIVFEMSTSTKSLSASYVAVRFSVTEKTARLFMLKIREAMQSSGNSPMTGIVHVDEFVLGGQEKDKVGRSYNAKKKKAITAIELTDDGKVKRMYAMKIEDFSARSLQYIFVNHISREAKVITDKWRGYRPIAKAYNITQIESNGGMNFKALHTMIHQIKSWIRTTYSWVSHSNINRYFNEFCFRINRSQSKATIFNNLITKMVEKEKVSHKQIICN; translated from the coding sequence ATGAATATATTTAAAGGACAAAACCTTCTAGAGTTTGCCGATCGGTTTAAAACAGACCTAGATTGTAAGAAATACTTAGCAGATATTAAATGGACAGATGGTTTTATATGTACTAAATGTAACCATAAAAAAGCTCAGATAAGAAAGGATTTTTCTCGCACTTGTAATATTTGTTCGCATCAAGAATCAGCAACTTCAAACACACTATTTCACAAAGTAAAATTTGGTATTAGAAAGGCGTTTTTTATTGTTTTTGAAATGAGCACCAGTACCAAAAGTCTTTCGGCAAGCTATGTTGCCGTTCGCTTTAGTGTCACTGAAAAGACCGCTCGTTTATTTATGCTTAAAATCAGAGAAGCTATGCAAAGTAGTGGAAATAGTCCCATGACTGGTATTGTGCACGTTGATGAATTTGTGCTTGGCGGACAAGAAAAAGATAAAGTTGGTAGAAGTTATAATGCGAAGAAAAAAAAGGCTATCACAGCTATTGAGTTAACTGATGATGGGAAAGTAAAAAGAATGTACGCCATGAAAATTGAAGATTTTTCAGCACGTTCGCTTCAATATATTTTTGTAAATCATATTAGCCGAGAAGCTAAAGTGATAACCGATAAATGGAGAGGTTACAGACCTATTGCAAAAGCTTATAATATTACACAAATTGAAAGTAATGGAGGAATGAATTTTAAAGCGCTTCACACCATGATACATCAAATAAAATCATGGATAAGAACAACATATTCTTGGGTAAGTCATTCTAATATTAATAGATACTTTAATGAATTTTGTTTTAGAATTAATCGCTCTCAAAGCAAAGCTACAATATTCAATAACTTAATAACCAAAATGGTCGAAAAAGAAAAAGTTAGTCATAAACAAATTATATGTAACTAA
- the lpdA gene encoding dihydrolipoyl dehydrogenase: MSQYDVAIIGSGPGGYVAAIRCAQLGMKTAIIEKYSTLGGTCLNVGCIPSKALLASSHHYEEATKHFEEHGIEIPGEIKVNLEKMIGRKQAVVDQTTGGVDFLMKKNNIDVFTGVGSFKDATHITIEGEETTVIEAKNTIIATGSKPSSLPFITLDKERIITSTEALKLKEIPKHMIVIGGGVIGLELGQVYRRLGAEVTVIEYQDRILPTMDKALSKELNKVFKKAKFNMMLSHKVQSVARVGDEVIVKAENKKGEVVEFKGDYCLVSVGRKPFTDGLNAEAAGVKLTDRGQVEVNDHLQTNISNIYAIGDVVKGAMLAHKAEEEGVFVAETLAGQKPHIDYNLIPGVVYTWPEVAAVGKTEEELKEAGVDYKVGQFPFRALGRARAGGDLDGFVKILADKKTDEVLGVHMIGARCADLIAEAVTAMEFRASAEDISRMSHAHPTFAEAVKEAALAATGDRALHV; this comes from the coding sequence ATGAGTCAATACGATGTAGCAATTATAGGTTCTGGTCCTGGTGGATATGTAGCAGCAATACGTTGTGCACAGTTAGGAATGAAAACTGCAATTATTGAAAAATACTCAACATTAGGTGGTACATGTCTTAATGTTGGATGTATCCCAAGTAAAGCATTATTAGCGTCTTCGCATCACTATGAAGAAGCAACAAAACATTTTGAAGAGCATGGAATTGAAATTCCGGGAGAGATCAAAGTCAATTTAGAAAAAATGATTGGTCGTAAGCAGGCAGTTGTAGATCAAACAACTGGTGGTGTTGACTTTTTAATGAAGAAAAACAACATCGATGTTTTTACAGGTGTGGGTAGTTTTAAAGATGCGACACATATTACTATTGAAGGCGAAGAAACGACTGTTATAGAAGCAAAAAACACGATTATTGCAACAGGAAGTAAGCCTTCTAGTTTACCATTTATTACATTAGATAAAGAGCGTATCATTACCTCTACTGAAGCTTTAAAACTTAAAGAAATCCCTAAGCACATGATTGTGATTGGTGGTGGTGTTATTGGTTTAGAGTTAGGACAAGTCTACAGACGTTTAGGGGCTGAGGTGACTGTTATTGAGTATCAAGACAGAATCTTACCTACAATGGATAAAGCCTTGTCTAAAGAATTGAATAAAGTCTTTAAAAAGGCTAAATTTAACATGATGTTATCGCATAAAGTACAATCTGTAGCGCGTGTAGGTGACGAGGTAATTGTTAAGGCTGAAAACAAAAAAGGTGAGGTTGTCGAGTTTAAAGGAGACTACTGTTTAGTATCTGTTGGACGTAAACCTTTTACAGATGGTTTAAATGCAGAAGCAGCTGGTGTAAAACTAACGGATAGAGGTCAAGTTGAAGTTAACGATCATTTACAAACTAACATCTCAAATATTTATGCTATTGGAGATGTTGTAAAAGGGGCAATGTTAGCGCACAAAGCAGAAGAAGAAGGTGTTTTTGTTGCAGAAACGTTAGCAGGTCAAAAACCACATATAGATTATAACTTAATTCCTGGTGTCGTTTACACATGGCCAGAAGTTGCAGCAGTTGGTAAAACTGAAGAGGAGTTAAAAGAGGCTGGTGTAGATTATAAAGTTGGTCAATTCCCGTTTAGAGCATTAGGTCGTGCTAGAGCAGGAGGAGACTTAGATGGTTTTGTTAAAATATTAGCAGACAAAAAAACGGATGAAGTTTTAGGTGTACATATGATTGGAGCACGTTGTGCTGATTTAATTGCAGAAGCAGTAACTGCTATGGAATTTAGAGCATCTGCGGAAGATATTTCGCGTATGTCACACGCGCATCCAACATTTGCAGAAGCAGTAAAGGAAGCAGCATTAGCAGCAACTGGAGACCGTGCTTTGCATGTTTAG
- a CDS encoding anthranilate synthase component I family protein, producing MRTTTKHKLTNPEDFKQNLLSWSQQFDDVVWLDSNNYQQQYSSYDAVLAVDAFTGFQTDYKNAFAQFKEYQTLANDWVFGYLSYDLKNDVEPLKSANYDGLAFPDLYFFQPKKIFLIKGDTVELQYLKMVDDEVETDLNAIRHYKDDECDNQPIENDPIKIQLRIHKDAYFDKIKTMLSHIRRGDIYEANFCQEFYAEDTVINPLEIYNKLNAISKPPFATFLKLNDKYLMSASPERYIKKEGTKIISQPIKGTAKREDDFILDSILKNNLITDQKERSENVMIVDLVRNDLSQTATKGSVKVEELCKIYTFDQVHQMISTVTSQVAENTHPIDIIKSTFPMGSMTGAPKISAMKIIETLEETKRGLYSGAVGYISPTGDFDFNVVIRSILYNASNKYVSYSVGGAITAKSDPLNEYEECLLKAKAMRTVLEGGN from the coding sequence GTGAGAACAACGACAAAACATAAACTGACTAATCCTGAGGACTTCAAGCAAAATTTATTGTCTTGGAGCCAGCAATTTGATGATGTCGTTTGGTTAGATTCTAATAATTACCAACAACAGTACTCTAGTTACGACGCTGTGTTGGCTGTAGATGCCTTTACAGGATTTCAAACGGATTATAAGAATGCGTTTGCACAGTTTAAAGAATATCAAACCTTAGCTAACGATTGGGTTTTTGGCTATTTGTCTTACGATTTAAAAAATGATGTAGAGCCTTTAAAATCTGCTAATTATGATGGTTTAGCATTTCCTGATTTATATTTTTTTCAACCTAAAAAAATCTTTTTAATTAAAGGTGACACTGTGGAATTGCAGTATTTAAAAATGGTTGATGATGAAGTGGAAACCGATTTAAATGCAATACGTCATTACAAGGACGACGAATGTGACAATCAGCCGATTGAAAACGACCCAATTAAAATTCAACTCAGAATACATAAAGACGCGTATTTTGATAAGATCAAAACCATGCTGAGTCACATACGTAGAGGTGATATTTACGAGGCTAATTTTTGTCAAGAGTTTTATGCAGAGGACACCGTTATAAATCCGTTAGAGATTTATAATAAACTTAATGCCATATCAAAACCACCATTTGCGACGTTTTTAAAACTGAATGATAAATATTTGATGTCGGCGTCACCAGAGCGTTACATTAAAAAAGAGGGCACTAAAATAATATCACAACCTATAAAAGGGACCGCAAAACGTGAGGATGATTTTATATTGGATTCTATTTTAAAAAACAACTTGATTACGGATCAAAAGGAGCGTAGCGAAAACGTGATGATTGTAGATTTGGTGCGTAATGACTTATCACAAACCGCAACAAAAGGGAGCGTAAAGGTGGAGGAGTTATGTAAGATTTACACCTTTGATCAAGTACATCAAATGATATCCACAGTAACCTCTCAAGTAGCCGAAAACACACATCCAATAGATATTATTAAAAGTACGTTTCCTATGGGAAGTATGACTGGAGCTCCAAAAATTTCGGCAATGAAAATTATTGAAACCTTAGAGGAAACTAAACGGGGTTTATACTCTGGTGCAGTCGGCTATATTTCGCCAACAGGCGACTTTGACTTTAATGTCGTTATCCGCAGTATTTTATATAATGCCAGTAATAAGTACGTGTCATACTCGGTTGGAGGTGCCATTACTGCAAAATCAGATCCTTTAAACGAATATGAAGAATGTTTGCTTAAAGCGAAAGCCATGAGGACGGTTTTAGAAGGTGGTAATTAG
- a CDS encoding toxin-antitoxin system YwqK family antitoxin, which translates to MKTPITLILLIFCIYSFGQKTKEEPKTPIIRISSFQLKTQITDGVKHYSFIKMQKKLYNVEYKIIERIENESTKLDSRDFRKKMGLFFKGESTGITTQGFFSHGYKNGFWKTEFNNKLVQTINYKNGLVIGRYRVYNVNGDLIYKTTFGSAGNGRYKGFYYKTGILKEEGNYQNGKKEGEWIQFNEQGDLTETIYYIEGMPKE; encoded by the coding sequence ATGAAAACACCAATTACTTTAATTCTATTAATATTTTGTATTTATTCATTTGGACAAAAAACAAAAGAAGAACCAAAAACTCCAATTATCCGAATCAGTTCATTTCAGTTGAAAACTCAAATTACAGATGGGGTGAAGCATTATAGTTTTATTAAAATGCAAAAAAAACTTTATAATGTAGAATATAAAATAATAGAAAGAATTGAAAATGAATCTACTAAATTAGATTCTAGAGATTTTAGAAAAAAAATGGGTTTATTTTTTAAAGGAGAATCAACAGGTATTACAACTCAAGGTTTTTTTAGTCATGGTTACAAAAATGGATTCTGGAAAACCGAATTTAACAATAAGTTAGTTCAAACCATTAATTATAAAAATGGTTTAGTAATAGGTAGATATAGGGTGTATAATGTAAATGGAGACTTGATTTATAAAACAACTTTTGGCAGTGCAGGTAATGGTAGATATAAAGGTTTTTATTACAAAACTGGAATACTAAAAGAAGAAGGTAATTATCAAAATGGCAAAAAGGAAGGCGAATGGATTCAATTTAATGAACAAGGAGATTTAACCGAGACTATTTACTATATTGAGGGTATGCCAAAAGAATAA
- a CDS encoding S41 family peptidase, whose product MRKLFSYLSIILLLVSCNSIETYNLQVTKQHAVQDLHADIDAIYNQLKRNHPHLYQFNSKETLDFKFDSLKMAITTPMDSRTFYKQLAEVTKYVGQGHFSITPPSKRYTKKERDKLNTLKFGLHFLEFEYLDDALFIVDALGQDSVLINAEVLKIENETPQKLIKKYKRIIASDGYNTTFHNRVVGKRFLNYYTNDKGRFDSISLTLKTSDSTFIKKYKRLNTKDSMALGLDTKERLAIVKKDKIKLTKSERKAKKTEAKALSEFNSKYGYTAIPFFPEVKRYNRNLNFVGKDSTVALLKIKSFTRGDYERFYDDAFATLDSLKTKTLIIDLRNNFGGRLPEIAYLYSYLSDQNFTFINKSETKTRLPFLKSMMSNSKPFGVKVLAGVLSPVIAPIEFFKSSKKDGKLYYGLKQAKVSAPKALNFKGKIYVLINGNSFSSSSVLSSKLHGAQRATFVGEETGGAYNGTVAGLMKRYILPNTKVEARIGLLYMDTKQKMSTDGYGVKPDVKITPTYQDRLNNIDPELQWVLEDIEGQK is encoded by the coding sequence ATGAGAAAGTTGTTTAGTTACCTGAGTATTATATTATTGTTAGTCTCTTGTAATAGTATAGAGACCTATAATCTGCAAGTCACCAAACAACACGCTGTACAGGATTTACATGCTGATATTGACGCAATTTACAATCAGTTAAAACGTAATCATCCACATTTATACCAATTTAATTCAAAAGAAACTTTAGATTTTAAGTTTGATAGTTTAAAAATGGCGATTACTACACCAATGGATAGTCGTACGTTTTATAAGCAATTAGCAGAGGTTACAAAGTATGTTGGTCAAGGACACTTCTCTATAACACCGCCGTCAAAAAGATATACTAAAAAAGAAAGAGATAAACTTAATACTTTAAAGTTTGGTCTCCATTTTTTAGAGTTTGAATACCTAGATGATGCCCTTTTTATTGTAGATGCCTTAGGCCAGGATTCTGTTTTGATTAATGCCGAAGTTTTAAAAATTGAAAATGAGACACCTCAAAAATTAATAAAAAAATACAAACGTATTATTGCTTCAGATGGTTACAATACAACATTCCATAATAGAGTGGTAGGTAAGCGTTTTTTGAATTATTACACCAATGATAAGGGACGTTTTGATAGTATTTCTTTGACCTTAAAAACATCAGATTCTACTTTTATAAAAAAATATAAAAGACTTAATACTAAAGATAGTATGGCGTTAGGTTTAGATACAAAAGAGAGATTAGCAATTGTAAAAAAAGACAAAATAAAACTAACAAAATCGGAGCGTAAAGCTAAAAAAACAGAAGCTAAAGCTTTAAGCGAATTTAATAGTAAATATGGCTATACTGCAATACCTTTTTTTCCTGAAGTAAAAAGGTATAATAGGAATTTAAATTTTGTTGGCAAGGATAGTACCGTAGCATTATTAAAAATTAAATCTTTTACTAGAGGTGATTATGAACGTTTTTATGATGATGCTTTTGCAACGTTAGATTCTCTAAAAACCAAAACATTAATTATTGATTTAAGAAATAACTTTGGAGGACGCCTACCTGAAATTGCCTATTTATATTCATATCTTTCAGATCAAAATTTTACGTTTATTAATAAAAGTGAAACTAAAACTAGATTGCCATTTCTAAAAAGTATGATGAGTAACTCTAAACCTTTTGGAGTTAAAGTTTTGGCAGGTGTTTTGTCTCCTGTTATAGCTCCTATAGAGTTTTTTAAAAGTAGTAAAAAGGATGGTAAACTGTATTATGGATTAAAACAAGCAAAGGTTAGTGCGCCTAAAGCGTTAAATTTTAAAGGTAAAATATATGTACTAATTAATGGTAACTCATTTTCTTCATCATCAGTATTATCTTCTAAACTTCATGGTGCGCAACGTGCTACTTTTGTTGGAGAAGAGACTGGTGGTGCATATAACGGTACTGTTGCGGGATTAATGAAAAGGTATATATTACCTAATACTAAAGTAGAAGCAAGGATAGGATTGTTATATATGGATACTAAGCAAAAAATGAGTACTGATGGTTATGGAGTAAAACCAGATGTGAAAATAACACCAACTTATCAAGATCGTTTAAATAATATTGATCCAGAATTACAATGGGTTTTAGAAGATATTGAAGGGCAAAAGTAA
- a CDS encoding Lrp/AsnC family transcriptional regulator has protein sequence MTFDAIDRKILQLLQNDSKQTNKELSNKLNLSVTAVFERIKKLENNGVINKYVALVKKEKVEKSFVAFCHIKLSQHIQAYVVQFEKEVTNLTEVLECHHISGDYDYLLKVMVKDMEAFREFMVEKLTNINHIGSTHSMFVISEVKSTTAIPIL, from the coding sequence ATGACCTTTGATGCAATAGACAGAAAAATCCTGCAATTACTACAAAATGATAGTAAACAAACTAATAAAGAACTCTCCAATAAACTTAATCTGTCTGTAACAGCAGTTTTTGAGCGCATTAAAAAGTTAGAAAATAACGGTGTTATCAATAAGTATGTGGCTTTGGTTAAAAAGGAGAAAGTCGAAAAAAGCTTTGTAGCCTTTTGTCACATTAAGTTGTCACAACATATTCAAGCGTATGTGGTTCAGTTTGAAAAAGAGGTGACTAATTTGACAGAAGTGTTAGAGTGTCATCATATTAGCGGAGACTATGATTACCTTTTAAAAGTTATGGTTAAGGATATGGAAGCTTTTAGAGAATTTATGGTCGAAAAGCTGACCAATATTAATCATATCGGCAGTACGCATAGTATGTTTGTAATTAGCGAAGTAAAAAGTACCACAGCGATCCCTATTTTATAA
- the tssD gene encoding type VI secretion system tube protein TssD produces the protein MSISAKLYIEDKVFNVLKFGFKFNQKSSASGYPSATTTGGQFDIVIESIKDPLFFEWMTSGDMLSKAKIEISQSFVFGKTRKIELLDVYCLQFQEKFDGINSQPMQSFLRLSPAIMLQDGVKIFEWYWKVTDLEANAEDTVLDNAEPKLLSYHIEDLENNIIEEKTIKENQEIYLVINSENTQGEISDIDLDNSALDFEYNGEWMEDDIIRDIVLNDNFTKVKLKAVKQQQN, from the coding sequence ATGAGTATTTCAGCAAAACTATATATAGAAGATAAGGTTTTTAATGTCTTAAAATTTGGTTTTAAATTTAACCAAAAATCTAGTGCTAGCGGGTATCCGTCGGCAACAACCACAGGAGGACAGTTTGATATTGTCATCGAATCTATTAAGGATCCCCTATTTTTTGAATGGATGACGTCAGGCGATATGTTGTCAAAAGCGAAAATAGAAATTTCTCAATCGTTTGTATTTGGAAAAACAAGAAAGATTGAGCTTTTAGACGTCTATTGTTTACAATTTCAAGAAAAATTTGATGGGATAAACAGCCAACCCATGCAATCGTTTTTACGTCTGTCTCCAGCAATAATGTTGCAAGATGGTGTTAAGATCTTTGAGTGGTATTGGAAGGTTACAGATTTGGAGGCTAATGCGGAAGATACTGTTCTTGATAATGCTGAGCCTAAATTATTAAGTTATCATATTGAAGATTTAGAGAACAATATTATAGAAGAAAAAACGATTAAAGAGAATCAAGAAATTTATCTTGTTATTAATTCTGAAAATACGCAGGGTGAGATTTCGGATATAGATTTAGATAATAGCGCCCTAGATTTTGAGTACAATGGGGAATGGATGGAAGATGATATTATTCGGGATATTGTCTTAAATGATAATTTTACTAAGGTTAAACTAAAAGCTGTTAAACAACAACAAAACTAA
- a CDS encoding aldose 1-epimerase family protein: MRLNIKQMFQLSNEVLKISVKPKGAELCGIASVKNDNQFMWHADPNIWGSYAPNLFPIIGALKNDEYTFEGKTYTLPKHGFTRHSDAIRLIDQTKNSLTFSLMYNVDLLKQFPFKFEFLITYTLINNTLQINHTVKNLDNQTIYFSIGGHPAFKCPVYKNENYTDYSLVFETDETAQTYLLNMDNGLVTNQTKPAFDTKNSIHLRPDLFTEDALIFKDLQSRQVALVSKTHGEILNVTFKDFNYLGIWAKPKAPYVCIEPWLGIADAENTSQKLTEKEGIIKLPKNETFNASYSIQIHEHHLG, encoded by the coding sequence ATGAGATTAAATATAAAACAGATGTTTCAACTATCAAATGAGGTATTAAAAATTTCGGTTAAACCGAAAGGCGCAGAATTATGCGGAATTGCTTCCGTTAAAAATGACAATCAATTTATGTGGCATGCAGACCCTAACATTTGGGGAAGCTATGCACCCAATTTGTTTCCTATAATTGGTGCTTTAAAAAATGATGAATACACCTTTGAAGGTAAAACATACACATTACCAAAACATGGGTTTACGCGACATAGTGATGCTATCAGACTAATAGATCAAACTAAAAACAGTTTGACCTTTAGTTTAATGTATAATGTCGATTTACTGAAACAGTTTCCTTTTAAGTTTGAATTTTTAATCACTTACACTTTAATTAATAATACCTTACAAATAAATCACACGGTTAAAAACTTAGATAACCAAACCATTTATTTTAGTATTGGTGGACATCCTGCTTTTAAATGTCCTGTTTATAAAAATGAAAATTATACCGATTATAGCCTTGTTTTTGAAACTGACGAAACAGCTCAAACCTATCTATTAAATATGGATAACGGTTTAGTTACCAATCAAACAAAACCTGCTTTTGATACTAAAAACAGCATCCATTTAAGACCGGATTTATTTACTGAAGACGCGCTTATTTTCAAGGATTTACAATCGAGACAAGTCGCTTTAGTTAGTAAAACTCATGGCGAAATACTAAATGTGACCTTTAAAGACTTTAATTATTTAGGTATTTGGGCAAAACCAAAGGCACCTTACGTTTGTATCGAACCTTGGTTAGGTATTGCTGACGCTGAAAACACCTCACAAAAACTAACCGAAAAAGAAGGCATTATCAAATTACCAAAAAACGAAACCTTTAATGCAAGTTACAGTATACAAATACATGAGCATCATTTAGGGTAA